A genomic region of Plasmodium cynomolgi strain B DNA, chromosome 5, whole genome shotgun sequence contains the following coding sequences:
- a CDS encoding RNA binding protein putative, with protein MYGSYPNSIEDSSMPKYYQARAFGSDPNDQGSDKMKFNKYKDKMTRMSNQPFDSRPHNIIVTNIPKNLSSREILETFRFMGNILRADIMLTSKGEHSGCACLTFPDFESAAFAAKLK; from the exons ATGTACGGGAGTTATCCCAACTCCATTGAAGATAGCAGTATGCCCAAATATTATCAGGCCAGGGCTTTTGGCAGTGATCCAA ATGATCAAGGTTcagacaaaatgaagttcAACAAGTACAAGGACAAAATGACGAGAATGTCCAACCAGCCCTTTGACAGCAGGCCGCACAACATAATCGTCACGAAT ATCCCGAAAAACCTAAGTTCCAGGGAAATTTTGGAAACCTTCAGGTTCATGGGGAACATTCTTCGAGCGGACATTATGTTGACCAGCAAG GGCGAGCACTCAGGCTGCGCATGCTTAACCTTTCCGGACTTCGAATCGGCCGCCTTCGCAGCTA AATTAAAGTAA